In a single window of the Cucumis melo cultivar AY chromosome 11, USDA_Cmelo_AY_1.0, whole genome shotgun sequence genome:
- the LOC103499742 gene encoding LOW QUALITY PROTEIN: uncharacterized protein LOC103499742 (The sequence of the model RefSeq protein was modified relative to this genomic sequence to represent the inferred CDS: substituted 1 base at 1 genomic stop codon) produces MKVMVVLLCCWAALVAVDEDYVMYKDPIQPLNIRIKDLMDRMTLADKVGQMAQLDSSAITPEIIRDYSIGSVLSSGGSTPSLKATAQEWIDMVNSFQQATLSSRLGIPIMYGIDAVHGHNGVYNATVFPHNLGWCNQVKIQEPELLRRIGAATGKEVRGTGIDYVFAPCIARSKIGNGAKMHSNHELVVDFLKNSLNFRFIDGLTYLVVKNAIPMSRINDAVRRILRVEFMMDLFENPLADDRSVNELGSQEHKDLATEAVRKSLVLLKNVENADEPVLPLSKKAPKILVAGTHANNLGYQCSGRTITRQGLRGNNLTTGTTILEAVKKTVDPNTEVIYNVNPTTDYVKANNFSYAIFIVGETPSAESKGDNLNLTIAEGGSDTIQNVCNXVKCIVVIVSGRQQYMSQLDALVVAWLPGTEGEGVTDVLHGEYGFTGKLGRTWLKTADQLPMNYGDENYNPLFPLGFGLTTDPLTIDSLGVLFRKK; encoded by the exons atgaaggtgATGGTGGTTTTACTCTGTTGCTGGGCAGCTTTGGTGGCTGTTGATGAAGACTATGTCATGTATAAGGACCCTATACAGCCGCTTAACATCCGGATCAAGGACCTGATGGATAGAATGACTCTAGCAGATAAGGTTGGGCAGATGGCACAGTTGGATTCTTCGGCCATCACACCGGAAATCATAAGAGATTACTCCATTGGCAGTGTGCTTAGCAGCGGAGGCAGTACCCCATCTCTAAAGGCTACTGCACAGGAGTGGATTGACATGGTGAATTCATTCCAACAGGCCACATTATCAAGTAGGCTTGGAATTCCAATAATGTACGGTATTGATGCTGTCCATGGTCACAACGGTGTCTACAATGCTACCGTCTTCCCCCACAATCTCGGTTGGTGTAACCAGGTGAAAATACA GGAACCTGAACTTTTAAGAAGGATTGGTGCTGCTACTGGTAAAGAAGTTAGAGGAACTGGGATTGATTATGTCTTTGCTCCATGCATAGCA AGATCCAAGATTGGGAACGGTGCGAAAATGCATTCAAACCATGAACTCGTCGTTGATTTCCTTAAGAACAGTCTAAACTTCAGG TTCATCGATGGCCTTACCTACCTTGTCGTTAAGAACGCCATTCCGATGTCCCGAATCAACGACGCTGTGAGAAGGATTTTGAGAGTCGAGTTTATGATGGACCTGTTTGAGAATCCATTGGCGGATGACAGATCTGTAAATGAGCTTGGAAGCCAG GAACACAAAGATTTGGCAACAGAAGCAGTGAGGAAATCACTTGTTCTATTGAAGAATGTCGAAAATGCTGACGAACCAGTTCTTCCTCTGTCAAAGAAAGCACCGAAGATCTTGGTAGCCGGAACTCACGCCAACAATCTAGGTTACCAATGCAGCGGCCGGACAATCACCCGGCAAGGACTCAGAGGCAACAACCTCACAACCGGAACCACCATTCTCGAGGCAGTGAAGAAAACCGTTGATCCAAACACGGAGGTCATCTACAACGTAAATCCAACAACCGATTACGTCAAGGCGAACAACTTCTCGTACGCAATATTCATTGTAGGAGAAACGCCGTCCGCCGAGTCCAAAGGCGACAACCTGAACCTAACGATCGCCGAAGGAGGCTCGGACACGATCCAGAACGTGTGCAACTGAGTTAAGTGCATCGTTGTCATCGTCTCTGGCCGCCAGCAATACATGTCACAGTTGGACGCGCTGGTGGTGGCGTGGCTGCCGGGAACGGAAGGGGAGGGCGTGACGGACGTGCTACACGGAGAATATGGGTTCACCGGAAAGTTAGGGAGGACGTGGTTGAAGACTGCGGATCAACTTCCGATGAACTATGGGGATGAGAATTACAATCCGCTTTTTCCTTTAGGATTTGGGCTTACAACTGACCCTCTAACAATAGACAGTCTAGGGGTTTTGTTTAGAAAGAAATAG
- the LOC103499719 gene encoding SH3 domain-containing protein 2, which yields MEAIRKQATKLREQVARQQQAVLKQFGAGGYGGSDNIITDEAELHQHQKLEKLYISTRAGKHFQRDIVRGVEGYIVTGSKQVEIGTKLSEDSRKYGAENTCTSGNTLSKAALNYGRARAQMEKERGNMLKALGTQVAEPLRAMVMGAPLEDARHLAQRYDRMRQEAEAQAIEVFKRQARVREAPGNAEITVKLEAAEAKLQDLKSNMATMGKEAAAAMAAVEAQQQRLTLQRLIAMVEAERAYHQRVLQILDQLEGEMILERQRIEAPPTPPPGPSIDNSMPPPPSYEEVNGVFASQAHNGSTDAMGYFLGEVMHPYLAESDVELNLSVGDYVVVRKVSNNGWAEGECKGKAGWFPFGYIERRERVLASKVAEVF from the exons ATGGAGGCCATCCGAAAGCAAGCCACTAAGCTCCGTGAACAGGTCGCTCGCCAGCAACag GCTGTACTCAAACAGTTTGGTGCTGGAGGATATGGAGGTTCGGATAACATTATTACGGATGAGGCAGAGCTTCACCAACACCAAAAACTAGAAAAGTTGTATATATCAACTCGTGCTGGAAAG CACTTTCAAAGGGATATTGTACGAGGAGTAGAGGGATATATTGTAACCGGTTCGAAACAAGTTGAAATAG GAACAAAGTTGTCAGAGGATAGCAGGAAATATGGTGCTGAAAATACATGTACTAGTGGAAACACATTATCGAAAGCTGCTCTAAATTATGGGCGAGCCCGAGCTCAAATGGAGAAAGAGCGTGGAAACATGCTGAAGGCTCTTGGCACTCAG GTAGCAGAGCCGTTGAGAGCAATGGTTATGGGTGCTCCTTTGGAGGATGCTCGACATCTTGCTCAACGTTATGATAGAATGCGACAAGAAGCAGAAGCTCAG GCTATTGAGGTTTTCAAGCGCCAGGCAAGAGTTAGGGAAGCACCAGGGAATGCTGAGATTACTGTGAAGTTGGAAGCTGCCGAAGCGAAATTGCAAGATCTAAAGTCAAATATGGCAACAATGGGAAAGGAAGCTGCAGCAGCCATGGCTGCTGTTGAAGCTCAACAACAGAGGCTAACTCTCCAACGACTCATTGCCATG GTTGAAGCAGAACGTGCCTATCATCAGAGAGTCCTTCAGATACTTGATCAGCTTGAAGGCGAG ATGATATTGGAGCGGCAGAGAATTGAAGCTCCACCAACTCCTCCTCCTGGTCCAAGTATCGACAATAGCATGCCGCCTCCCCCATCATATGAAGAAGTCAATGGTGTATTTGCTTCTCAAGCACATAATGGCTCAACAGATGCCATGGGTTACTTTTTGGGGGAG GTTATGCATCCGTACCTAGCCGAGTCAGATGTTGAGCTCAATTTATCAGTTGGCGACTACGTTGTTGTCAGAAAG GTGTCGAACAATGGTTGGGCCGAGGGAGAGTGCAAAGGTAAAGCAGGTTGGTTCCCGTTCGGATATATCGAAAGAAGAGAACGCGTACTTGCAAGTAAGGTTGCTGAGGTGTTTTGA